The genomic DNA CATCCTGCACATCAGCCAGGTCTATCGCGCCGCGGCCTGCGGCGTGGCGGTCGTGCTGTATGGCGTCTTCGGCGGCATCTATTGGATAGTGGCGCTCTCGGCCCTGTGCGGCGTATTGACCACGCAAGGCATCATGGCCCGCGAAGTGGTGATGCCGTACATCTTCAAGCACTACACCTACACCAAGACCCTGTCCTACTCGCAAATCGCCGACCAGACCGGCTTGGTGCTGGGCCCGCTGATCGCTGCGCTGCTGCTTGAAGTGTGGGCGTGGCATTGGGTGGTGCTGGCGATTGCCGGGCTGTTCCTGCTGGCGGACCTGGCCATGGGGTACTGGCAACGCACCAGCTCGGTCACCCTGGAAGCCTTCGAGCAACATCACGACCTCTGGCTGAACCCGCTGCGCGTTGCCTTCGGTCACATTCGCAACCTGGCGGAACTGAAAAAAATCATCAGCCTGGCGGTGGGCGTCAACCTGATCATCGGTGTCACCCTCGCCACGTCGGCGGCCATGGTCATCGGCCACTACGGCGCTGGAAAGGATGATTACGCCGGGTTGCAGGCGGCCGGTGCGGTGACCACCATCGTCATCCTGTTTATCCTGGCCCGGGTGACCTTGCCGTTGAAGCTGCTGGGGGCCCTCTCCTACACGCTGATCGCCGTCGGCGCCTTCATCACCGCCCTCAGCCCGAACACAGGGGGCTACGTCGTCGGTTTCTTGCTGATCGTCGGTTTCGACAAAATGTTCAACGTCTACTTCCGCACCCTGCGCCAACAAGTCATTCCACCCCAGGACTTCGGCAAGACCGTCGGCGTCATCACGCTGCTTAATAACCTGTCGCAACCGCTCGCTGGCCTGCTCGTCGCGGCGCTGGCCGCGCCTGTTGGGACGCAAAAAGTGATTCTGCTGCTGGCGGTTGCCACCAGCCTGATCGGAATCGCAGTGGGCGTGCTGAACAGGCATTCAATACATGCATCCAGCGTCTACAACACCGAAACCGACTGACCCAGTCCGAGGGTCGGTTTGTATTATCAGTGACTTATTGTTGAGGCATGGTTGAAACGTTGCCAGCGTCGAGGTACGTCTGCCTCGCCATTCGTCAGCTGTCAAATGTCGTGACCACCCAGCGGCCCTGTCTGGCTCAGGGCTTGCACTGGTCTGTCTCAGCAGCCAAGAACGACGTAATTCTGACGCGGCGGCAAATTAATCAATGCTTGGTCAGCAAACGGAGATGTACCGTGTCAACTCTCAACGAAATCGCAGCGAACCACGCGAGAATGGCAAAGTTAAAGGAAGAAGAGTCGATGCGGCTGAGCGCGCTTCAGGGCCAGGTGGTGGGGAGTTTTGAAATTCCACCCATCGAGGCGCCACAGGAAATGTCGCTGCACTTCATGACGGGTGTACAGGATCACTCGTTTGGGGACGCATCTGCGCTGAGTTTTTGACCTGGGTGTTGAGGAGGCCCCGTCGCCCGGTTGTAAGCG from Pseudomonas beijingensis includes the following:
- a CDS encoding MFS transporter; amino-acid sequence: MRKDYLAFFASMFLSRLADQILLFIVPLIVFQTTNSVAWAGLAFFVESLPRYLAFPICGALCDKFPPIRILHISQVYRAAACGVAVVLYGVFGGIYWIVALSALCGVLTTQGIMAREVVMPYIFKHYTYTKTLSYSQIADQTGLVLGPLIAALLLEVWAWHWVVLAIAGLFLLADLAMGYWQRTSSVTLEAFEQHHDLWLNPLRVAFGHIRNLAELKKIISLAVGVNLIIGVTLATSAAMVIGHYGAGKDDYAGLQAAGAVTTIVILFILARVTLPLKLLGALSYTLIAVGAFITALSPNTGGYVVGFLLIVGFDKMFNVYFRTLRQQVIPPQDFGKTVGVITLLNNLSQPLAGLLVAALAAPVGTQKVILLLAVATSLIGIAVGVLNRHSIHASSVYNTETD